The Tubulanus polymorphus chromosome 4, tnTubPoly1.2, whole genome shotgun sequence genomic interval GGAAATATTATTCGGATTTTTAGTTGGTTTTGTAATCGATGTTTTCGGAGCAAAAATTCCGTTGATTATCGGTACGTTCGCATCGTTAGGTTCAGCAGTCGTATGCGCGTTTGCTCCGTCGATCTGGGTGTTCGCTGCAGCTCGTCTGATATCTGGAATATCTGGCGTATTTACTTTGATCGCTTGTCTGGTTTTACTGACTCTGGTAAATCCGGATGAAAACGACCGCACCAGCGCGATCAGCATAGCTTATTTTGGTCAGGTGCTAGGGACGCTTTTCACGCCAGTTTTCTTCATTATGAGTGAATACATCGGCGACCAGTCCTGTTTCTTCCCGATAATCGGCGTTTGTTGCGTAACtggatttatttgttttttcgtCGACACGAATTCTGAAAGTTTCGAAACGTTTACGGATCTGAAAATCAAACGTGGCGAATGTTGCCAGGTCGTTAAACACGTTTTCTTCGATCGGTATTTGACGTTATTGATGTTGCTGGCGTTTATGTGTTCATTCGTGAAATTGATGCGACAACCGTTATTAACCGAATGGGAATTGACCGTAATACACGCTAAACTCTGGCAAATAGCCATCGTTTCTCTATCGGACGCTCTCGTGACCATTTCATTTCTGCTCGTCCTAAAAAACTACATATTCTCGAAAATCAAAAAGTCGCTCATAATATCGTTCGGATTCTTTGCGCTCGCCTTTTCCAATATTCTCTACCCGTCTCTCAGAACGATCTGGATGTACATGATACCGGAGATCATTTTTCGTATCGGTATGCTGGCTGTTTGGTTAAGTTTACCGGTAGTTTGTAGTTTGATCGCGACTAATTCGCGCTATGCCGGGGTGAAGGGGAGACTGTTTTCAGTTTTACAAACCTTCCTAAGCGCTGGATCATTATGTTCGGCCATAGTCACATCATCAACAATAAATTATGTAGGATTTTCAATTATTACTTACATCGCTGCCACGATTTCAGCCGTTTGTGCATTACCAGCGCTATTTATCATTAAATTGGAAAAGAGTTAAGAATAGTATTTCATGATGAAATAGAACGCTCACCTGACTGCACACCGCGCCCCCTAGTGGCTGGCCACAGTCGGTCAAGTTGTAAACATATACAATGATAAGGACGTTAACGTTAAAGACTCtgtgttcaaaagtttttttgTAAGGCTAACAAACAATAGGCCTACTTGTTTTCTGCTGAGGTCAAAGGTTCGCCCGGTCGGTCCCAACATtacttttttctaaaatcatgatcaGGGGTCagtttatagactggtatcaactttaacccggggctaactcaattcattttcaagagAGTTAACCCTGGCTATGTCgataccagtctatgaaactggattattgcagtttacaaaagtgacacgaccgctgcggagaaacgaggtatcattttttagcctaacaGAATAAcgatatataatatatgtacCCCAATGTATCTCTATACGAAATTTGGCGGAATATACTTTTGCCACCGAAAACGACTGTCAAACatcattcaataaataaactgGAATATCGGGAAATGTTTTTAACTAGTTCAATGACGTTGGACAAAAAGTAACGTTGCTGGTGCCTTTTAAATGGGTTTtagtaatttgttttttgttgtgATCGAACACGATGAAATCAAAAAGGAGTCAGCTGTACCAGAATGCATTCTTCTGCATCTCGGGAAAGTTTTAAGTGTCAGATTGTCTTTTGATGATAACTTGAGTTCATAGCTTATAGAAGATTGTCTTGATAAGTTGATGATCTAACATAATAATCAAACCATTTGAATTTCGCGGGGTAAGTTACAAGAGCAGAGGCTTTCCACCaagtagactggttgcctgtccaatTTTGCATTCGCAGATGAACACCAGCAACCAGTCTATTCGCCAACCACCAAACTCGTCGCAGGAAGCTGgaggcagcactgtacggtcccCAAGCGgcatttctgtgaactaatgtaATACTGCGGGCTAGTgtcggtaaccagtctagatTTGCTGCTGAGAACTGAGGCAGGCGAgttatttacaaaatggcgTCGAGCGCAGCCTCTGCTTTGAGGCAGGGAGTAAAGCAAGTTAAACCCATACTTTCCACGAATAAAGAAGATGCTAGACGTCGGGTTTTAAATCTGTATAAAGCTTGGTATCGACAGATTCCATATGTCGGTATGTATTTTGCGAACTGTCCATCGAGAGTAAAGCTATGCCTTGCTGATCAACtgtcaattcaaattaattttatttttatttcgttcggGAGTGGACAGGTCAAATGCTGTGAATCAATGGTTGCCATTCTACTATAAGAGAATATGTCGCTATATTTTCAGTAATGGAATATGACGTACCAATTACTGTTCAAATGGGTCGCGATAAAATCAGAGCAGAATTTGAAAAGAATCGCCATGTCACTGATATGCGAAATATAGACCTATTGGTAATCAAGGTAAGGGAGAAAAATGACAGTTTACAATTTTGAAAGTCTTAGCGAAAATTGAGTAGACCCACAGCCAGTTGAACATGAGCATTTTCAAGCGCCTTAAATTCAAAAGGGGCTGGTTCATACTAATCAGGCTAACTGCGGGCCGGGTTTTGTACTGCGGCAGTCTTGTGATACCATAAGGTTGGATTCATTGCTGAGAGGGACTGTGTAGGCCCTTTTCATAGCCTAGCCCCTTAGTTAAACAGGATGATCGAGTACTCAGTCGCAGTCTGTATCTAGTTGTTacatatttttaattgaacGTTTGATCCTTTCCAATTCAGGGACAAATGGATCTTGTCGAAACGAAAGAAATCTGGAAGCAGAAACACCACATCATGACTTTCTTCAAGGAGTCGCAGAAACCCAGGCCTTCCGATTTCCTATCGAAATTTTATGACGGACATGAAAATTAGCGGCAGAATAGAATTATTAGAactttttcagtaaaaattctgtaaatactTTATCTTAGATCGAATTCAAGCTCTATAAATGCATTGTCGAAAGTCCCTGAGTAGCGTAGTACATGGAACATCATAAATCTCAAtcgatttagaaaatatcaaaagttatttatttgaacCACAATGAGAATTGACTAGGACATTATTGTTGTAATTGAGAAACGTATTGAAAGCTATGTCATCGTGCTTCTGTCATCATCTGCGAGGCTTTCGTAAATTCCTGAaatgaaacattatttatagAGATAACAGCGTGCTGTAGTGAAATGTTGTGTGAATAaaataattgttattattaaatGATATCTTGAATTAGAGgcatttaattcttttaagaATCCGGTTTTTGAAGACCAAGATTTGTGGTTACGTGAGGATGATCCGGTTAATTTACCTCTTTAAGTGCGCTTTCTAAGAGACAAAGTGCTTGAATAGCTAACTTCTTGCTCTCCGTATCTGGATCTTTCTCGATGACGTATTCCATCCACGCTTTGACCTCGGTGATTTCCGCTTGTAGTTCGGACATGAACAAAAATCCCGGTAGCGACAAAATGACCATCGACGTAGCAAACAAAGCACCACGTCTGACaaaactgaaatgataaacaaGTATTTGATACTTCTCATACGACACCTGCGGTCagtacagggtccctacaactccttgaaaactccttgatttttgaatatatttttcaaggtccttgaaaatcctttaattttgagaaatatccaTACACTCCTTAAATTCTGGGAAAGTCctattaaaaattttcaaaaggtccTTTTCAGAAGACagtatattctattattcttcaTTGTGTGACTTGTGAGTGAAAGTTGTTTCACTttgagatttaaaacatttaaacatgtaaaaccaAAACGGCACACACAACAactgatcaaaatttgagaaaaacatggattttgtttttgaattttcgactttttttccatttatatgAACGCGAAAAcctccttgaattttgaaaattactcctTGAAAATTCCTTGAAAAGTTCTTGAATTCTGGATACCAGGAATTGTAGGAACCTTGCAGTAATGATATGAAATGAGTTTATGGTACCAGTACATACCAGTCCGAATGAAATCTGATGACCCATATAAAATGTAACAACGTTGAAGCCATTTTCATCGCAACCTGAAATGTAAATACATGTAGAATGTGGTGATTATCACTTTACGTAGAGTGGAATCTGGTTATAACAAAAACGTGATATTAGAATTTAGTCTAAGTATCACAGTTTAGTTAGTTTCATACTGGTATTACAAACTAATTGGTCTTCACAAACAGATATTCAGAGACAGTTGGTGGAAGATAACAACTGGTGGGTAAACTAGTAACTATGAACTTTAAATTGTCACTTAGTGCAACTATCCACTCAAACTGACTTTCAaacaactggcccctggtctCCAGGTCGTTACAAGGTTCCAATCATCAATCTATATTGAATTTACAGTGACTTACGGGACAATGTAAAGCTGCATACATAATAACGCCCAGTGTATAGAGTAACCGACTCAAAACCAATGAATCTTCACCAAGCAATCTCAATGTGTTCTCTTGTCTGAAATACAGGGTTAAACTGAATACACATCCAAAACTCAtcagctccacagttgtggattAATATCCACTTATTTTCACGGATCCACTCATTTCAAATACCTGTCAAAATGCAACATTAACGGGAAGAAGAAATTCCCAGCGACTGAAGCAAACTTGTTCTTCACCAGTTCTACATCAGGTTTAACCCTCCCTTTGCCGAACCGTCGAGTTTTGCTTTCAATACGTTTCTGCACGACATCCCTCCACGATTCCTCTTCATCTCGCGATGATTTTGTGATGACTTTAATAAGTGGAGCATTACATGTACCAGCAGTGTCATTCAATGTCGAAGGTTTTGATAATTCCTTTGCTGAAGCCGCCAAGACCtacatcaaatattcaaatagtgTATTGTCtaagaatttcaaatataaagtCTTGTTTTAAGGTAAACTGTACCTCCAGAATGTCCAACCGCTGCTTGATATTATAGTTCCTTTCATAGAATTCATGTGTTAGGTAATTCGCTGCCTAAAGATTGAAGTTTCTTTCATGAAAAACATGTCCATCGAAAAAAGGTGCACACATACAGTTTACAACATCGTTACCTTGACTGGACATGTCACCGTTAACGCGACCAATGCATTCCTTCGTAACGATGAGAATTCGGTAGTGTTGAAATTATCGTTTAAATGCAACAAAATCTTTGCGAATTCTTCAGCGATCTGAAAACACAGACACaataattatttctaaaatcattgtatagtaaaatcatctgaaccAAATTTGTATACCTCGTCTATATTCGTGTTGGCGTTTCTAATGAGATCTTCAGCAGAACTTAAGCATAACTCCACACGGTCtgggtcatcagtactcagaAATCCTGTCAAAATCAGAATGAATCAGTTAGTAACAAATTCACAAATGCAGCGATAAATATATGTGGGTTTTTGTGCTTGTTACCTTCCATGCAGTCTCGAATGTAATAAGGCTTTTTCACTTTTGAAACTGGTACATCGTGGGACATGTCATAAGGCTGAAGATCATCATCACTGCAACAGAATTATATTCAACTCCTTCACTCTAGGAGAATCATAGTATACACAAgtgtataaatgaataaatctgGAACGAATAATAACACACCTGTCTAAATCAGATTCTT includes:
- the LOC141904541 gene encoding NADH dehydrogenase [ubiquinone] 1 alpha subcomplex subunit 6-like, with protein sequence MASSAASALRQGVKQVKPILSTNKEDARRRVLNLYKAWYRQIPYVVMEYDVPITVQMGRDKIRAEFEKNRHVTDMRNIDLLVIKGQMDLVETKEIWKQKHHIMTFFKESQKPRPSDFLSKFYDGHEN